The Polyangium mundeleinium genome contains the following window.
GCCTCGGTGACTGAGCTCGCCGGGCCGCTTTCCATGTCGCTTCCCGCCGTGATGCAGCACCTGCAAGTGCTGGAGACGAGCGGCCTCGTGCGCTCGGAGAAGGCCGGGCGAGTGCGCACGTGTCGGCTCGAGCCCGCGGCGCTGCGGGCGGCCGAGCGATGGATCGCCGAACGACGCGCGAGCTGGGAGCGATGCTTCGACCGGCTTGGCGATTACCTCGCCGAGCACCCTGACGAACCCGAATCGAAGGATTGAATCATGACCGAACGATCTGTCACGCATACGACTTTTGTCATCGAGCGGTTTTTCCAGGTCTCGCCGGCGCGCGTCTTCGCGGCCTGGTCGACGGCGGAACAGAAGCGCAAGTGGTTCGGCTGTCATGAGGGCGCAACCCACGAGCTCGATTTCCGCGTCGGAGGCCGCGAGACGTATCGAGGCGGCCCGAAAGGCGGACCGATCTACACGAATGAGACGCGTTTTCAGGACATCGTTCCGAACCAGCGTATCGTCTACACGTACGACATGCTCCGCGACGAGACGCGGATCTCGGTGTCGGTGGTGACGATCGAGCTCAAGGCCGAGGGCAAAGGGACGCGGCTCGTTTTCACGGAGCAGGGCGCTTTCCTCGACGGACACGACGCGCCGGAGGGGCGCGAGCACGGGACGAAGGTCGTCCTCGACAAACTCGTCGAGGGGCTCGAGCGCGAGACGCACGCCGCCGCTTGACAGGACGCAGGCGGTGCGGTCGAGGCGCGTTGTGATCGCGATCGGAAAGGCGCGCCCGCCCACCTGATCGCGACCACACGGCCCAAGCAAAAACGCGTTGAATATCAAGCGCTTCTCCTGCTGATGGGGATGGCATGCCCTTCGCTCGTCCGGGCCCGCGTGCGTTCTTGCCCCCGCACGCCCGGTGCCATGCCTCGACCCATGCCCCCTTCCGTCAACTACCACCTGTGGAAGCCGTGCAACATGCGGTGCCGCCATTGTTTTGCGACCTTCGACGACATCGCAGCGACGGACCTGCCCCGCGGCCACTTGCCTCGTGCCGATTCCATCCGCGTCGTCGAGCTCCTCGCAGAACGATTCCGCAAGATCACGTTTGCCGGGGGAGAGCCAACGCTTTGCCCTTGGCTCCCGGAGCTCATCAGGGTCGCGAAAGAGCGTGGGGCCGTGACCATGCTCGTCACGAACGGTACCCGCCTCGCGGACGAGGTTCTCGCGTCGCTCCAGGGACGGCTCGATTGGCTCACGTTGAGCATCGACAGCGCCTCCGAGGATACACACGTCGCCCTCGGGCGCGCCGTGCGAGGCAACGCCATTCCCACCACGAGGTACGTCGAGATGATCGAGCGAGCCCGCGCGCTGGGAATGCGCATCAAGGTGAACACCGTGGTCACGGCGCTCCATGCCGATGAGGACATGTCCGATTTGATCCTCGCCCTCCGTCCGGAGCGATGGAAGGTCTTGCGCGTGCTGCCGATCGACGGCCAGAACGCCGGGCGCGTCGAGCCGCTCCTGTGCACCGCCGAGGTATTTCGTGCATTCGTCGCGCGGCACGAGCGCGTGCAGGAGCGCGGCATCACCCTCGTGCCCGAGGACCACGAGGACATCCTCGGCAGCTACGCCATGGTGGATCCTGCCGGCCGCTTTTTCGACGACATGGACAGCGTGCACCATTACGGCCGCCCGATCCTCGACGTCGGCTTGGAGGCTGCCTGGGACAGCGTTCGTTTCTCGCTCGCTCGGTTCCAGGGGCGCGGGGGAGATTATGCCTTTTGAGGCCTCATCCCTCCTCGGCGATCTTGCGCAGGAGCCGCAGGAGCTTCGCCCTGTCCACCCCGAGCCTCCGCGCGGCTTCGGACTTGTTTCCTTTGCACTCGGCGAGCACGCGATTGACCAGATCACGTGAGAGCGGCCGCGCGCCGGCGTCTCCCGCGGCCCCGCCAAGGATTTCGGCGACGGCGCGCAGGGTGATTCCGCCGCTCGGCTCCATGTAGGTCACGAGGAGGTCGAGCTCGCGCACGTTGGCGTGGAAGGGCGCGAGCATCAGCCGCTCCAGCGCTTCCACTTCCACCCGTCGCGGATCGAGCATGACCCCGCGCCTGCGAAAGAGATGTTCCAGAATGGCAAACAGGTCTTCGGGTCGCTCGCGGAGCGGTGGGATCTCGATACGCGCCAGAAATCTCGCATACAGGTCTCGCCGGAACGTCCCGGCTTCGATCATGTCCTCGATGTCGCGGTTCGTCGCGGCGACGAGGTGGACGTCCACCTTGAGCGGCTTGCTCTCGCCGACGGGCAAGACCTCCCGGTTCTCCAGGAGGCGAAGCATCTTCGGCTGCAGGTCGGGCGCGAGCTCGCCGAGCTCGTCCAGAAAAACCGTGCCGCGCGCGTGGGCGCGCAGGATGCCCTCACCCCCGTCCGCGCTGCCCGAGAACGCGCCTTTTTTCCAGCCAAACAGGTGCGCCTCGAAGACCGTGGCCGGCATTGCGGCGACGTTCACCGCGGCGAAGGGTTTCCCCGCACGGCCGAGCGCGCCCGTGACCTGCTCGGCCAGGAGCTCCTTGCCCGTTCCCGTCTCGCCCAGGATGAGCACGTTGGGCATGGGCCGATGGGCGAGCCGCGCGAGGTCTCTGCGCACGCCCCGCAATCCGAACGGCCCGACGAGCGCCCCGAGCGGCGCCTCCGGGGCGAGCGGGCCTTCGAATCGCTCCCGGAAGACGAGGAGCGTGCGGCCGATTCGCACGACGGCGCCGTCCTCGAGCGGCACGGCTTCTCGTGGGCGAAGCGCGTGGCCGCCGATGAACGTCCCGTTGCGGGAGCCGAGGTCCTCGATGTGGATGCGTCCTCCGGGTCGCGAGAATCGAAGGTGCTGGCCCGAGACCTCCCCGTCGATCAGGCCGCGCTGGGCGAGGAAGGCGCGGCCCATAGGCTCACGCGGGCCCGGCAGTGGAAGGGCGGCGAGCGTGGGGAACGCAGCGAGCAGGACAGGCTCACCGCCCGGACCATCGCCCCGCGCTGGCGGTCGATGCTCTTCCGTGGTGGTCTGGCTCATGGCGATGGATCGTCGAGGTAAAACGCGACGGGGATCTGCCTGTCGCCAATACGGAACTCCGTCCCGACACACAGCGCGGAGGTCAAGAGCCCTTTCGGGTGAAAGATATGGTTCCCTTGGGCGACCGTCTCGCCCCGTGAATCCTTGATCGTGATCTCCAGACCCGGCTTCTGCGAGAGCTGGCCGGCCGTCACGGAGAGACGTCGCTCCCGGGCGATTGTCCCGTCTCGCGAAGTGTCCGCACCTTGGGCCGCGGCGATACATTGCACTTCGCTTCGAGGATCGTCCGCGCGGCGGAAGCAGACCGAGAGGTCCGCCTGTCCGCCGCCGAGATGGGCGAGCCGCAGCAGGAACGGCCGAGCGTGAGGTAACATCTCCGCGCAGCGTCCGGGGACGTAGGGCCGGTCCGAGCTGCATTGCGCGCATTGATCTGGATTTTTCTCGCACCATGTCCCGCGCGTGTCCTTCCTCGCGGGATTGCAATCGGGCCCGCCGCAGCAGACGCCGGCGCGGTCTTGCTCGACGGCTTTCGGGGGCGGCGACTGCACGAGCGGCGTCGCGCTGGGGCTCGACGTCGGCAGCGACAGCAGCGGAACGTCGTCTGCGGCGAACTTCCCGGGGGGCTTCATGTAAATGGCTCCTGCGAGCAGCGCGATCGCCCCCGCCAGTGCGTACATCGCGCCCCGCGCCCCGCGCCCCGCGGGTTGGTCCCGACGCACAGGCGCCGACGAATGCCGCGGCGCTGGCATCGGAGCCGTCCTCGCGACCGGGGCCATGGGCTCCGTGCGCGGGACGAACGGTGCTGCGGCCGGCGCGTGGGGCTCGGTGCGCGAGGGAAGGGCGCCGTGCGGCGCGCGCCGGCTCGGCGGAGGCGCGCCCGTTTTCAGCACCGACGCGAGCGCGGCCCCGTGCTCCGGGCGATCCTCCGGCCTGAGCGAGAGGCATGCCGCGATGGCCGTGCCCCAGGGCCCGGACAAACTCGGATTCGGCCAGGGCCTCCGCCCCGCCTCGATGTCCGCGTACCTTTGCGCCATGGCCTCGAACGAGGCTGAAGGGCCGAGGCCTGCGGGGTGCGTGCCCCAGAGCAGCTCCCACGCGATGACGCCGAACGCGAACATGTCGCGCGCGCAGCTCTCCTCGGCCGCTGCGCGCCGGCTCGGGCGGAACAGCTCGGGCGCGAGATACCGCACGGTCCCGATCACGCCGCCCACCGCCGTCAAGCGCTGCGGATTGCCGATCGGAACGGCGATCCCGAAATCGACCAGCTTCACCGTTCCGGGCCGGTGCGGGGTTTCCCAGAACGCGTCCGTCACGAGCACGTTGGCCGGCTTCAGATCGCGGTGCGCGAGCCCGGCCGCGTGCACGTACGCGAGGACGTCGACCACCTGCGCAAGCGCGGCGAACCGATGTCCTTTCGACATCCGCCGATCGTGCATCGCTGCGTCGAGCGTGGAGCCCTGGACGAGGTCGAGCACGACCCCCACGAGGCCCTTGTCGAGATCCTCGAACAACGCGTGGCACGCGCAGAGCCCCGGGTGATCGAGCGCCGCGAGGATCTTCGCCTCGCGCCGGGCGCGCGCGAACGCCGCCTGCCCGGCCTCCGAGAGGTGAACGAGCTTCAAGGCTCGCGTGGCCCCTTCGTCCAGGGGATCGACCACCTGCCACACCGCCCCCTGTCCACCCTCCCCAAGGGGCCGGATCAGCGTGTAGCGATCGACACGGTCACCCGGACGCAAATCCACGTACTGCCGGTTACACCATTCAGCCAACGGAGGGAAGGCGGAAGGCAGGTCGAGCGCGGCGTTTGTCTGCGACGACGCCTGGGTCGGGCGGAAGAGACGGGAACATCCGTTGGGGCTCACAACATCGGCCGCGCCACGAAGTGGGCTGCTCGCGAGCGTTTTCGGCGTAGAATGGAGGTGTGAGGTCCGTGCCCCCGCGCGTCCTGGGCTCCGCGATCGTGATCGTCGCTGCGGCGTGGATCGTGGTCGCCGCCGCGCAGCGCGGGGCGCCTTCACGTCCGAACGAGGCGGCACCCGCCGCGCCGATGACGTCCGCGCTTCGCTTGGGAGCTCTGCCGGGGGTCGCGTCTGTGCTCGCGCCTGCGCCGCCGAGCGACGTGCCCGCGGCGGTGATCCCGGCGGAGGCGCCGAACGTGCCCGCGCGTTGTGCGCCGGAGCCAGCGATCGAGATGCGCGCGTCCGAGCCTCCGCCCGCCGCGGAGCTGTTTCGCCTCGCCAAGGAGAAACCCGACGCGCTCGGCTCGGCGTCGCTGGGTTCGCCCACGCGGGGATCGCTGTTCGGCGGCGTGGAGCTCAAGGACTCCGAGGGCATCCTGCGCGCGGGCGGTTATGGTTGGGGCACGGAGCTCGTCATTCGCTCGATCGAGCGCGCGGTGCGGGAGGTGCGGCGGTGTTTTCCGGGCTCACCCCAGCTTTATGTCGGCGACATCGCCCGCGAGCGCGGCGGCTGGCTCAAGCCCCACCGGAGCCATCAATCCGGCCTCGACGCCGATATTGGATATTATTACAAAACGCAGGCGACCTGGTACCAGCGCGCCACGGCGCAGAACCTCGACGTGGCGCGTACCTGGGCGCTCGTGCGGGCGCTGATCGAGGGAGGCCATGTCGAGATGATCTTCATCGATGTTTCGGTGCAGCGGCTCTTGCAAGCGCACGTCGCGACCCTGCCCGAGGGCGAGCGCCCGCCCGAGGACGTTTTTCCGACCCCCACGAAGCGGGACACGATCGTTCGCCACGCCTGGGGGCACGCGACGCATTTTCACGTCCGGTTCCGGGACCCGGCCGCGGTGGCGCTCGGGCATCGGCTCGCGGACATCCTGCCTCGGCTGCGGGGGGCGCGCCGGGCGCCACGGTAACGGGTTTTCCTTCCACGCTTGCCGCGGGCGCTGGGCGGCCCGAGAGATCGGCGCCTGGGAGGTGATCCGAATGGCAGGTCAGAATCAGGGGCCGAGCAAGCCGAAGGGCGAGGAAGCCGCGGAACAGGGCGTCCGGCAGGACATCGAGACCGTCGAGAGCGAGCGCCTCGCGCAGGAACACGTGCAACAGACCGGGTACGAGGGCGACCGGCCGGCGACGGGCGTGGTCAGTGACCGAGGGGACAGCCCGGGCGAGCCGTGGCGTCACGGCGTGCCCATCGATCGCGCGCATCCGCGCGGCCGCGGCGGGCGGGGATGAAGAAAGGGGAGGCTCAGGGAAAACCGACACCCTTGCAGGCGACGGGGTCGAAATACCCGTCCACGGCGCCGCACGTGCCGTCCCACGCCGTCCCCTTCTTGATGCAATACTTCCCCGCCGTATCACCGAGCCCGACGTAGGGGACGAGCTCCTTGCATTCGAAGTCGTCCGGGCAGTCGCAATAGTTCCCTTCGTCCGGTGCGCCTTCCGCAGGGCCGCAGCGGCAGGAACAATACACCGCTTGCTCCGGAGGGCGTGGCTTGCACTGGCCGCAGACGGCGCTCGAGACCGGCGCGTCCGAGCCGGGGACGCAGCAGCTCTTGCCCTCGTTCTCGAGCGCGTTCGCGCCTCCGCTCTGGCAGCTCCCGGGCACGTGGCAGACGTACTTTTTGCATTCCTTCGTGCCCACGTCGCACGTCGTGCCCTGGGGGCAATGGTTGTCCGCCGTGCACTCGCACGAGCTGCGCTCCGCGTTGCACGCGCCGCCGTAGTTCGCGCATTGCGAGACGCCCCCGTCCGCCGCGTGAGGATCACAAGGGATCGGGACGACGCCGGATTCGACGCACGATTGGTCCGGGCCGCAGCTTGCATCCAGGGGGCCCGTGCATGGGGTCGGTTCGGGTTGGCCGAGCGGGCAGCTCGTGCGGCCCTGGAAATTGTTGAGCAGGCAAATTCCGGTCTCGCATTGCTGGAAATCATTCGTCACGATGCTGCGCTCCGTGACCTTCGAGCCGGGGAATCGTGCGTCGAGTTCGACGAAAGGTACACACGGATTCCCCACGTCGCTCGACGTCTGGATGGGCTCGGCGACGATCACGTTGCAGCCGGGCAGGAGCCCGGATGCAGCGGAAAAGAGACCTGCGAGGACCATCGAAACGACGAAAGCACCACTTCGCAAACCATTTCGTAGCGACATGAGCACCTCTCCCCCGAACAGTCTCCAGAGCCTGCCGGCACGGCTCACGTCGCAGGCATTTTATTTCAATTCCAGGAGAGCTCGGCGCCGAGGGAGGGAGAGACGAAGGGCAAACCCCAGGTCGCCGCCACGCGACCGACGAATTGGACGACCGGACGCTGAGCCGTGACGCCGGTGAGCACGTCCGCCCGGATTCGAAGATGCGGCGTCACCGCATAGCCGAGCCCCGCGCGAAGGTACGGCGCGAAGGTGAAGAGCGTCTCGCTCGTCCCCGCATACGAGCGCGCAGGGCGGCCTTCGAAATGGAGCAGGACCGCCGAGAGGCCGGCGCCTACGTTCACGTTCCACGCGGCGCCGCGCGGCGCGAAGGATCCCCGAAACCCCACGCCGAGCAAGCCGATACGCGAGGTCGCCACGCCCTCGGGGCCGAGGAGGTTCGCCGGGACAACCGGGATCGATACGAAGGCGCTCATCCCGATCCGCTCGCTCGGTCGCAAGATGTGCATGGACGTATGGAGGAGCCCCGAGGGGCCGATGCCGCCCGGGCTCATCAGCATGGACGGCCCGAGCTCGAGCGTGAGGAGAGGCCGTTTGTTGGGGCGCGCGGCGGCAGGCGGCGCCTCGGCGGGGCGAGGGGCGAGGATCTCGCGAATGACCGCAGGCGGGGCCACCTCGCCGGGTGGGGGCCGCGGCGCGTCGAGCTCCATGAGGCTCGCGCGGAGCAGCTCCATCACCCGGAGCGCAATCGTGGCGCTGCCGCCGTGCGGAGGCTCGTGCTCCGCGACGAGCTCGCGGAGCACGGTTTTTCCGGTCATTCGGTCGACGATCCACACCTCGACGCCGGCGCTCGACGGGACGATCCGCACGGCCGCGACCGCGTCGCTCTTGCGCGCAGCCTCCTCCAGCGGCTCGCGCGCCGGCGGACCTGCCTCCATCTCCACGTCGAGGACCTCGAAATGGAGTGCCTCGAGCTCGGCGCGAATGCGCACCGCGATCCCCTCGTCCTTCGCAGGCGCGACGAGGACGATCCGTGGCTCGCCGTTCGCGCGCGCATCGGCGAGCGGGAGGGAAATCAGGGCGAGGAACACGCAAAGCGAGGCCGCCCTCATTCGTCCCCCGCCGCCGCCCGAGCCACCTCGGCGTGAGGGCCACCCGGGAAATTGCGCAGATACGCGCGCGCCGCCTCGCGGGCGAGGGGTTTGTCCCCGGAGCGTAGGCGCGCTTCGAGGAGGCGCCCCGCGGCCTCCCGGGCGAGCCTGCCGCGCGGGCGCTCGCGCAGGTACGTCGCGAACCAGCGCGCGGCCTCCGCATGCGCGCCCTGTTTGTCGAAGCTGATGATTCCCAGGAGGAAGGCCGCCTCGGCGGCTTGTTCGTCGGCCGGGAAGCGCCGTCGCAGCGCCGAGAACGCTTCCACGGCGCGCGCCGTATCACCGGTCAGGCGGGCGGCGTCGCCGAGGTCGCGGAGATCGGCCGCGCTACCTGTCTCGTAAATGGCACCGAGCCCCTCGCGGTCCGCCGCTTCGAGGGCGTCTTTGTATTTGCCCGAGGCCGCAAGATCACGCCACGAGGGGCCCGGCGGTGTGGGCGGAAGGGCTATCTTGCGCGGCGGTGCGGCGCGCGGGACGTTCGGCGCAGGCGGTGGATCCGGGGCTTTTTCGGGCGGGTCCTCGGGCAAGGACGGCGGCTCTGCCGCATTCTGAGGGACGTCCGGCGTCTCGCGTGTCTCCTGGTTGTCCCGGTGAATCACGAAGCGCCCCTCCTTGCGGTTCACCTCCAGCGTATCGCCGCCGCGCAGGGCGATTCCTTCGCCGAGGATGGGACCTGCGACCGAGACCGAGCCTTCGACGAGGTGCAGCGTGAGCCGCTCGGCGGCGAGATCCCAGGCGACATGAAAACGTGTGCCCGTGACCAGGATCTCGAAGGGGCCGCTGTCGACGAGCCAGCGTGTGCCCTCGTGGTGCACGACGGAGGCCTCGAGCGCGCCATTTTCGAGCACGACGCGCCCACCCGCCCGATCCACGGAGGCAATTCGGACGCTCGAATCCGGCTGGATGCGGAGGCGTGTCCCATCCGAGAAGACCACGGGCACCATGCGCCCGGCCGGCGTCGCGATGAAGGCCCCGGCCCTGCCCGCATAGGCCCCGTCGCCCGCGCCGACGTGAAACGTGAGCGGGCGCTGCCCGAGGACGAAGAAAATGAGGAGGCACGTTGCCGCTGCCACGGCGAGAGCCGCCCCGACAAACCGTTTCCGGGCTCGCCGGGGAGGATGCGCCCGCCGCGCAGCGTCCGCGGTGAAGAGGCGCGCGCGCGCCGCGGGATCGGGCGCCCGGCGGCGGAGGATCTCGTCCTGCTCCGCGGCGATCCTGCGGCCGAGCCGGATCAGCGCTTCTTCGGAGCTCCCCATCGTGCACTCCCTTCGAGCCAGTCCGAGAGGGCCGGGTGCTCCCGCGCCTGCTCGGTGAAATGGGCCTCGGCGCGCGCGAGCCGCCGTTTGATGGTCGCGAGCGAGACGCCACACGCCTCCGCGATCTCCGTGAGTTCCATCCCCCCGACGAAGCGCAGCGCGAAGGGAATCCGCTCGTCGACGGGCAAACCATCGAGGATCGTGTACGTGGCGCGAAGGGCCTCCGTCACCTCGCTGCTCGGCAGAGGCGCCTCCACCTCGGGGACTTCATACCAGGGCAAGAGCCGGAGCCAGAATCGGCGCGAGCGGCGCAAGATGCAGGTTCGGGCGGTGAAAATGGCGATCGAGGTGAGCCAGGCGCGCAAGGCGCCCGGGTCGCGTAGCTCGTCGATCGAGCCGAGCGCGCGGACGAACACATCGTGATGGATATCGGCGAGCTCGCGATCGGCGCCGAGCACGCGCACGAGCGTCCGCATGACGTGCGCCTCGTACCTATCGTAAAGCGCCGCGATCGCCGCGCGGTTGCCCGCACGAACGGCGGTCACCAAGACGGCGTCGTCCCCCACGAAAGGGAGGGCCCGGACGACCACGCCGCCGCCGCTGCCGGCCGCAGGATGCTCGCTCGTTCTCGTGGAAAGTTGCGACGTACCCACGTTGATGACGCCACAGTATCCGCACCTCGTCCAGACGGCTCATCGGTTGGTTGTCTCACGGATTGAAGCCGTCGCCCGTACGCGTCCTGAACGTGCGTCGCCCTTTACGCTACCAATGAGAGCGGGTAGGGTCGAAGACTTGGGGGAAATGTCATGAACGATTGCGCCCAGAGCGCGAGTGGAATCGAGGCCGAGCGCGACGAGCTGCGGGCGGAGGTCGAGCGGCTCCGTCGCAGGCTCGCCAAGGTGGAGGGGACTGCGGCTGCGGCCCTTGGGACCGAGTCGAAGCGGATGGAGCAGGACCTCTTGGCGCAGCAGGCCGTGCTTTGGGCGTTCCTCGACAACACGCCCGCTTTGATGTTCGTCAAGGATCTCGAGGGGCGGTTCGTCCTGGTGAACGAAGAATATACGAAGTTCGCGGGCCGCTCGTCGGCGGAGTTGCTGGGGCATCCGGGTTCGTCCGTGCTCGCGGCGGCGGACGTGCCGAGGATGGATGCGGCGGATCGGCGCGCGCTCACGGAGGGGCGGATGCAGTTCGCCGCTACGCTGACCGTGCCCGACGGGTCGAGGAGGACCTTCATGACGGTGAAGTTCCCGATCCGGGACGAGCGCGGTGAGGTATTCGGTGTGGGCACGGTGGCCATCGATATGTCGCGCGAGCAAGAGGCGGAGCAGGCACGCGCCGCCTTGCAGGAGACAATCATCGCTGCGCAGGAAGCGACGATTCGCGAGCTGACGATCCCGCTCCTGCCCATCGCCGACCACGTCGTCGCGATGCCCCTGGTCGGCACGATCAACGAGCGGCGGGCCCAGCAAATCCTCGATGCGTTGCTCGAAGGGATCACGCGGCACCAGGCGACGGTCGCGATCCTGGATGTCACGGGCATCCGTATCGTCGACACGCACGTCGCGCAGGCGCTCGTTCATGCGGCGCAGGCCGCGAAGCTGCTCGGCGCCGAGGTCGTGCTCACGGGAATGAGCCCGGCCATCGCGCGCACGCTCGTGGATCTCGGCGCGGACCTCCAGGGGATCGTCACCCTGGGCACGCTCCAGAGCGGCATTGCGTGGGCGATCAGGGGCCGGCGTTGAGGAGGACGAGCACGTCGCGATCCTGGCGATTCGCGACGGCAATGTCGGGGCGGCCATTCGTGTCGAAATCGTCGATCAAAAGGCCATTGGGGCTCAGGCCGAGCGCGAGCTTCTGAAGGGGCTGGAAGCTGCCGTCGCCGTTGCCGAGGAAAATGGACAGATCGGAGGTCGTGAAATTCTCGACCGCCACGTCGACGTGCCCGTCGCCATTGAAGTCCGCGACGCCGATGGCCATCGGCGCGCCGCCGGAGGGGTGGTGCACGGCCGCCTGGAAGGCCCCGTCGCCGTTGCCGAGCAGCACGGACATGTCGTTGCTCTCCGCGTTCGCCGCGACGAGATCGACGTGCCCGTCGCCATTGAAGTCGCCCGTTGCCACGGCGCGCGCGAGCTTCCCCGCGGGGTAGCCGGTCGCAGCGGCGAACGTCCCATCGCCGTGACCGAGGAGGATCCTCACGTCATCAAACGCGGCGACGGCGAGGTCGAGCGAGCCATTGCCGTCGAAATCGGCGGTCGCGATGCTGATGGGCGCCGTGCCGGCGGGGTAGGTGACGGCAGGCGCGAGCGTCCCGTCGGGTTTGCTGAGGAGCACGTGCACGCCGATGCCCGACTGGCCAGGGACGATCAAATCTCCGAGGCCGTCCACATTCACGTCCCGCACGACGAGGTGCATTCCCTGGCCGAGGGCCTCGTAACTCGCGCTCATGGCCTGCGACGGGAACGTGCCGTCGCCCTGGTTCACGAGGACCGAGACCGTGCCGAGGTGCGAAAGTGCGATGTCCGCCTTGCCGTCCCCCGAGAGGTCACCGATGGCCGCGGAGAAGAGCGAGATCGTGTTCATATTCATGACCACGGGGAACGTCTCCGGCGGGCCGAAGGAGCCGTCGCCTTTGCCACGGAGGATCGTGTACGTATTGTCTTGCAGGGAATTGGCCGTGACGATGTCCGTCGCGCCGTCCCCGTCGAGGTCGCCGCCGGCGAGCCAGAGGGGCGGAGAGAGGTCCGCGCCGACGACGTACGAGGCTGGCGCCTTGAAAAGCGCGCCCGCGCCGCCGGCGCCACCGGCGCCGCCTGTACCGCCGGACCCGCCCGCGCCGCCGGACCCGCCCGCGCCGCCCGTGCCCGAGCTGCTCGACGAGGCGCTGCTGCCCGAGGACGAGGTGCCATTGGCATCGGGGTCGTTCGAAGCGCAGGCGCTGAACGCCGCCCCGCCGAGGAGGAAAAGAAACGTGCTGAAGATAGGACGAAACAAAGGGAAGCTCCTTTCTGGTTTCCTGGATTCCGTGCCGCTCTCTACTTCCAGCTCACCTCATAACGGCAACGCGACCCGCGAAGCTTTCGACAAACCAAGGGTTCGAGGTGCGTGACGAGCGCGGTGCGTTCAAATCGCCGCGCCCAGGCCTGCATGATTCCGCGATCGAGATCGCAATTGTAGGGGGAATCCACCTCCATGACGGCGCGGTGCCGGGAAACGGAGGCGCATTTGTAATGACCGATGCCCTCCCGCATCGTGCCCGTATGCGGATCGAACATGGGCACGCCGTTTTCGAGGTGATTGAGGTGGTATCCAGCGTCGAAGATTTGCATCGCCGTGGCGATGTCGGTCGCCCCGGGCGGAATGGCGGCGTGGTTGACGACCTGGCAGCCCATCT
Protein-coding sequences here:
- a CDS encoding ArsR/SmtB family transcription factor, with protein sequence MLNQSASLDRMFQALADPTRRVMIERLSRGPASVTELAGPLSMSLPAVMQHLQVLETSGLVRSEKAGRVRTCRLEPAALRAAERWIAERRASWERCFDRLGDYLAEHPDEPESKD
- a CDS encoding penicillin-insensitive murein endopeptidase; its protein translation is MPPRVLGSAIVIVAAAWIVVAAAQRGAPSRPNEAAPAAPMTSALRLGALPGVASVLAPAPPSDVPAAVIPAEAPNVPARCAPEPAIEMRASEPPPAAELFRLAKEKPDALGSASLGSPTRGSLFGGVELKDSEGILRAGGYGWGTELVIRSIERAVREVRRCFPGSPQLYVGDIARERGGWLKPHRSHQSGLDADIGYYYKTQATWYQRATAQNLDVARTWALVRALIEGGHVEMIFIDVSVQRLLQAHVATLPEGERPPEDVFPTPTKRDTIVRHAWGHATHFHVRFRDPAAVALGHRLADILPRLRGARRAPR
- a CDS encoding SRPBCC family protein — translated: MTERSVTHTTFVIERFFQVSPARVFAAWSTAEQKRKWFGCHEGATHELDFRVGGRETYRGGPKGGPIYTNETRFQDIVPNQRIVYTYDMLRDETRISVSVVTIELKAEGKGTRLVFTEQGAFLDGHDAPEGREHGTKVVLDKLVEGLERETHAAA
- a CDS encoding FecR domain-containing protein: MGSSEEALIRLGRRIAAEQDEILRRRAPDPAARARLFTADAARRAHPPRRARKRFVGAALAVAAATCLLIFFVLGQRPLTFHVGAGDGAYAGRAGAFIATPAGRMVPVVFSDGTRLRIQPDSSVRIASVDRAGGRVVLENGALEASVVHHEGTRWLVDSGPFEILVTGTRFHVAWDLAAERLTLHLVEGSVSVAGPILGEGIALRGGDTLEVNRKEGRFVIHRDNQETRETPDVPQNAAEPPSLPEDPPEKAPDPPPAPNVPRAAPPRKIALPPTPPGPSWRDLAASGKYKDALEAADREGLGAIYETGSAADLRDLGDAARLTGDTARAVEAFSALRRRFPADEQAAEAAFLLGIISFDKQGAHAEAARWFATYLRERPRGRLAREAAGRLLEARLRSGDKPLAREAARAYLRNFPGGPHAEVARAAAGDE
- a CDS encoding sigma 54-interacting transcriptional regulator; this encodes MSQTTTEEHRPPARGDGPGGEPVLLAAFPTLAALPLPGPREPMGRAFLAQRGLIDGEVSGQHLRFSRPGGRIHIEDLGSRNGTFIGGHALRPREAVPLEDGAVVRIGRTLLVFRERFEGPLAPEAPLGALVGPFGLRGVRRDLARLAHRPMPNVLILGETGTGKELLAEQVTGALGRAGKPFAAVNVAAMPATVFEAHLFGWKKGAFSGSADGGEGILRAHARGTVFLDELGELAPDLQPKMLRLLENREVLPVGESKPLKVDVHLVAATNRDIEDMIEAGTFRRDLYARFLARIEIPPLRERPEDLFAILEHLFRRRGVMLDPRRVEVEALERLMLAPFHANVRELDLLVTYMEPSGGITLRAVAEILGGAAGDAGARPLSRDLVNRVLAECKGNKSEAARRLGVDRAKLLRLLRKIAEEG
- a CDS encoding viperin family antiviral radical SAM protein gives rise to the protein MPPSVNYHLWKPCNMRCRHCFATFDDIAATDLPRGHLPRADSIRVVELLAERFRKITFAGGEPTLCPWLPELIRVAKERGAVTMLVTNGTRLADEVLASLQGRLDWLTLSIDSASEDTHVALGRAVRGNAIPTTRYVEMIERARALGMRIKVNTVVTALHADEDMSDLILALRPERWKVLRVLPIDGQNAGRVEPLLCTAEVFRAFVARHERVQERGITLVPEDHEDILGSYAMVDPAGRFFDDMDSVHHYGRPILDVGLEAAWDSVRFSLARFQGRGGDYAF
- a CDS encoding RNA polymerase sigma factor, with the translated sequence MGTSQLSTRTSEHPAAGSGGGVVVRALPFVGDDAVLVTAVRAGNRAAIAALYDRYEAHVMRTLVRVLGADRELADIHHDVFVRALGSIDELRDPGALRAWLTSIAIFTARTCILRRSRRFWLRLLPWYEVPEVEAPLPSSEVTEALRATYTILDGLPVDERIPFALRFVGGMELTEIAEACGVSLATIKRRLARAEAHFTEQAREHPALSDWLEGSARWGAPKKR
- a CDS encoding serine/threonine-protein kinase, translated to MPPRSDVKAPRAARRRPRSTPQRRSRSRSPGRAGARTSHLHSTPKTLASSPLRGAADVVSPNGCSRLFRPTQASSQTNAALDLPSAFPPLAEWCNRQYVDLRPGDRVDRYTLIRPLGEGGQGAVWQVVDPLDEGATRALKLVHLSEAGQAAFARARREAKILAALDHPGLCACHALFEDLDKGLVGVVLDLVQGSTLDAAMHDRRMSKGHRFAALAQVVDVLAYVHAAGLAHRDLKPANVLVTDAFWETPHRPGTVKLVDFGIAVPIGNPQRLTAVGGVIGTVRYLAPELFRPSRRAAAEESCARDMFAFGVIAWELLWGTHPAGLGPSASFEAMAQRYADIEAGRRPWPNPSLSGPWGTAIAACLSLRPEDRPEHGAALASVLKTGAPPPSRRAPHGALPSRTEPHAPAAAPFVPRTEPMAPVARTAPMPAPRHSSAPVRRDQPAGRGARGAMYALAGAIALLAGAIYMKPPGKFAADDVPLLSLPTSSPSATPLVQSPPPKAVEQDRAGVCCGGPDCNPARKDTRGTWCEKNPDQCAQCSSDRPYVPGRCAEMLPHARPFLLRLAHLGGGQADLSVCFRRADDPRSEVQCIAAAQGADTSRDGTIARERRLSVTAGQLSQKPGLEITIKDSRGETVAQGNHIFHPKGLLTSALCVGTEFRIGDRQIPVAFYLDDPSP